Proteins encoded within one genomic window of Naumovozyma dairenensis CBS 421 chromosome 6, complete genome:
- the SSL2 gene encoding TFIIH/NER complex ATPase/helicase subunit SSL2 (similar to Saccharomyces cerevisiae SSL2 (YIL143C); ancestral locus Anc_5.695): MAETEDVTPRTSGKIFPEMNDAFFSDNESVATDEENDDLNDNVVQVDNLHNDDGDNNDDEEYGEDSFGTTPSLLRKSTTSKRTNRRSRASQNDSETANKLAAKDQSFLHSANSDIPTDFIPDTVSGMFRSHDFSYLKLRPDHASRPIWISPSDGRIILESFSPLAEQAQDFLVTIAEPISRPSHMHEYKITAYSLYAAVSVGLETADILSVLDRLSKVPVAQSIIDFIEGATISYGKVKLVIKHNRYFVETTQADILQMLLKDSIIGPLRIDSELQQKKQDDEEQKKQSILKAKSNKNRNNTNTNNKNTKNKDNINPDDVEAMFSAVVGGDNEQDDEDDDIDAVHSFEIANESVEIVKKRCQEIDYPVLEEYDFRNDHRNPDLDIDLKPSTQIRPYQEKSLSKMFGNGRARSGIIVLPCGAGKTLVGITAACTIKKSVIVLCTSSVSVMQWRQQFLQWCTLQPENCAVFTSDNKEMFQTESGLVVSTYSMVANTRNRSHDSQKVMDFLTGREWGFIILDEVHVVPAAMFRRVVSAIAAHAKLGLTATLVREDDKISDLNFLIGPKLYEANWMELSQKGHIANVQCAEVWCPMTAEFYQEYLRESARKRMLLYIMNPTKFQACQFLIQYHERRGDKIIVFSDNVYALQEYALKLGKPFIYGSTPQQERMNILQNFQYNDQINTIFLSKVGDTSIDLPEATCLIQISSHYGSRRQEAQRLGRILRAKRRNDEGFNAFFYSLVSKDTQEMYYSTKRQAFLVDQGYAFKVITHLHGMENLPNLAYASPRERRELLQEVLLKNEEAAGLEIGDDADNSIGRGGNLYKRGKSKAVRGEGSLAGLAGGEDMAYMEYSTNKNKELKEHHPLIRKMYYKNLKK, from the coding sequence ATGGCAGAAACTGAAGACGTTACACCAAGAACCAGTGGGAAAATATTCCCAGAAATGAACGATGCTTTCTTTTCTGATAATGAATCTGTTGCtacagatgaagaaaatgatgacTTGAATGATAATGTTGTTCAAGTTGACAATCTACacaatgatgatggtgataaTAACGATGACGAAGAATATGGAGAAGATTCCTTTGGCACAACTCCTTCACTTCTACGGAAATCAACCACATCGAAAAGAACTAACAGAAGATCAAGGGCAAGTCAGAATGATTCAGAAACGGCAAACAAACTTGCAGCAAAGGATCAAAGTTTCCTACATTCAGCAAATAGTGATATCCCCACAGATTTCATCCCTGATACAGTCTCCGGTATGTTTAGATCTCACGATTTCAGTTATTTGAAACTAAGGCCAGATCACGCATCAAGACCCATTTGGATTTCTCCAAGTGATGGTAGAatcattttggaaagtttCTCCCCCTTAGCGGAACAGGCTCAAGATTTCTTAGTCACTATTGCCGAACCAATAAGTAGACCCTCACATATGcatgaatataaaattacCGCTTACTCATTATACGCGGCAGTGTCTGTCGGTTTAGAAACCGCTGATATATTATCTGTTTTGGATAGATTATCAAAAGTTCCGGTTGCTCAATCTATCATTGATTTCATTGAGGGGGCAACGATATCATATGGGAAAGTTAAGTTGGTTATTAAACATAATAGGTATTTTGTAGAAACTACTCAAGCTGATATATTACAAATGTTATTGAAGGATTCTATTATAGGACCTCTCAGGATAGATAGTGAACTTcaacaaaagaaacaagatgATGAGGAACAAAAAAAGCAATCAATACTAAAagcaaaatcaaataaaaacagaaataataccaatactaataataaaaacacAAAAAATAAGGATAATATAAATCCAGATGACGTGGAGGCAATGTTTAGTGCCGTTGTAGGAGGTGACAACgaacaagatgatgaagatgatgatatagaTGCTGTTCattcatttgaaattgcCAATGAATCAGTGGAAATCGTCAAGAAAAGATGCCAAGAAATTGATTACCCTGTTTTGGAAGAGTACGATTTTAGAAATGATCATCGTAATCCTGATTTAGATATAGATTTAAAGCCATCCACTCAAATTCGTCcatatcaagaaaaatcCCTAAGTAAAATGTTTGGTAATGGTCGTGCAAGAAGTGGGATTATTGTTTTACCCTGTGGTGCCGGGAAAACTTTAGTGGGGATCACAGCAGCATGTACTATCAAAAAATCTGTCATTGTCTTATGTACATCTTCTGTCTCAGTTATGCAATGGAGACAACAATTCTTACAATGGTGTACTTTACAACCTGAAAATTGTGCCGTTTTCACTTcagataataaagaaatgttTCAAACCGAGTCGGGGCTCGTCGTATCAACATATTCAATGGTAGCAAATACAAGAAATAGATCGCATGATTCACAAAAAGTTATGGATTTCTTAACTGGTAGAGAATGGGGATTTATTATCTTAGATGAAGTTCATGTCGTCCCCGCGGCAATGTTCCGTAGAGTGGTCTCTGCTATTGCAGCTCACGCTAAATTGGGACTAACTGCAACATTGGTCAgagaagatgataaaattaGTGATTTGAATTTCCTTATTGGAccaaaattatatgaagCCAATTGGATGGAATTATCACAAAAAGGTCACATTGCAAATGTTCAATGTGCTGAAGTTTGGTGTCCCATGACTGCAGaattttatcaagaatatttaaGAGAAAGTGCTAGAAAGAGaatgttattatatataatgaatcCTACGAAATTCCAAGCCTGTCAATTCTTAATTCAGTACCATGAAAGAAGAGGTGATAAAATCATTGTCTTTTCCGATAATGTCTATGCCTTACAGGAATATGCTTTGAAGTTGGGGAAACCTTTCATTTATGGATCTACTCCACAACAAGAACGTATGAacattttacaaaattttcaatataatgATCAAATAAATACCATTTTCTTATCGAAAGTTGGTGATACATCCATTGATTTACCTGAAGCTACATgtttaattcaaatatcTTCTCATTATGGATCACGTCGTCAAGAAGCACAACGGTTGGGTAGAATATTAAGGGCCAAGAGACGTAACGATGAAGGGTTTAATGCATTCTTTTACTCCTTAGTTTCTAAGGATACCCAAGAAATGTACTATTCGACGAAGAGACAAGCTTTTTTAGTGGATCAAGGTTATGCCTTTAAAGTTATTACGCATTTACATGGGATGGaaaatttaccaaatttAGCGTATGCATCACCAAGAGAACGTAGAgaattattacaagaagTTTTGTTGAAGAATGAAGAAGCTGCTGGCCTGGAGATTGGAGATGATGCTGATAATAGTATTGGCCGTGGTGGTAATCTATATAAGAGAGGTAAATCGAAAGCAGTTAGAGGTGAAGGTTCTTTGGCAGGTTTAGCTGGTGGTGAAGACATGGCTTACATGGAATATAGTACCaataagaataaagaattgaagGAACACCATCCATTGATTCGTAAGATGTATTATAAGAATCTAAAGAAATGA
- the LPX1 gene encoding triglyceride lipase (similar to Saccharomyces cerevisiae YOR084W; ancestral locus Anc_5.693), with product MEQILNSSYYRETKIINAIKSRAQNATLNQGIDQLQIVYDLYTYININTNISSTNKINMIFLHGSGMNRSIWEYHISKMIDYLKTPTINWSINKIILMDQVTHGDSGLLNKEKLGVEFNWNDGAKDACLVAQTEFYPLTNNNNDQEMRYFNVVVGHSMGGFQALACGALYPYLFNLIITVEPVVVQRNPFNSNDMTIMPESFYNSLISKMDDCFDTELGYNEFMQKKSFYTKVHPIILKRLIEFEKIWSLRDGSEKLSTKMNKFQNILCYLTLNPGANWLIHNLQFIESPVINLTGENSKWTPPENEKLLRTKIKNYTLDPIPNGDHLVNIENPDETLRKIVFHISKFVTAESTREPTKPLSITQRQSKFERDFVKFKDKRTRKTISSKL from the coding sequence ATGGAACAAATACTTAATTCAAGTTATTATAGAGAAACTAAAATCATCAATGCGATCAAATCAAGAGCTCAAAATGCAACTTTGAACCAAGGTATAGATCAATTGCAAATTGTCTATGATCTATACAcatatatcaatattaataccaatatctcttcaacaaataaaattaatatgatatttttaCATGGTAGTGGGATGAATAGGTCAATTTGGGAATATCATATCTCAAAAATGattgattatttgaaaacacCCACAATAAATTGgtcaataaataaaatcatattaATGGATCAAGTAACACATGGAGATTCCGGActtttaaataaagaaaaattaggTGTAGAATTCAATTGGAATGATGGAGCTAAAGATGCTTGTCTCGTTGCACAAACAGAATTTTATCCTcttactaataataataatgatcaAGAAATGCGATATTTTAATGTAGTGGTAGGTCACTCCATGGGTGGATTCCAAGCTTTAGCTTGTGGTGCTTTATACCCCTATCTAttcaatttgattattaCTGTGGAACCAGTTGTGGTACAAAGAAATCCTTTTAATTCTAATGATATGACTATAATGCCTGAATCATTCTATAATTCTTTGATATCTAAAATGGATGATTGCTTTGATACTGAATTGGGATATAACGAATTTATGCAAAAGAAAAGCTTTTATACTAAAGTTCATCccattattttgaaaagattaattgaatttgaaaaaatttggtCATTAAGGGATGGTTCGGAAAAACTTTCCActaaaatgaataaatttcaaaatattctaTGTTATTTAACTTTAAATCCAGGTGCAAATTGGTTAATTCATAATTTACAATTTATCGAATCTCCTGTAATCAATCTTACTGgtgaaaattcaaaatggaCACCAcctgaaaatgaaaaactaTTAAGGaccaaaattaaaaattatacTTTGGATCCAATACCTAATGGTGATCATCTTgtaaatattgaaaatccTGATGAAACATTAAGGaaaattgtttttcatATCTCGAAGTTTGTTACTGCGGAATCCACTAGGGAACCAACCAAACCATTATCCATTACCCAACGCcaatcaaaatttgaaagagattttgtaaaatttaaagataaaagaacaagaaagacaatttcatcaaagCTTTAA
- the WHI5 gene encoding transcriptional repressor WHI5 (similar to Saccharomyces cerevisiae SRL3 (YKR091W) and WHI5 (YOR083W); ancestral locus Anc_5.692), translating to MSESLTSNTTSATGSPSVVHDNTTPRKKVTSQISPSSSSSSSPSPSHSPSSPSSSETYRRKPELKYYYHNHNRNHRRNSKIFESPNNNNNKNNVASISTSKNEQMSPKIPSTPSRFIRRSSTSLGFLATPLQQQNTNNNKQNPESPLLISPISKSITKNKNTKRISLSQPPPPPPPLLPTTPKSKHLEVFFSPSPNLKTPNINTYDNTKNDSIPIKEISQNLKTRLNYAFIKLKNGWTEKTLSELENDLASNQTRKLNPFSKSYVNNFVDADEDLEIEYPTMSANLAFKKALSENYDFTTKIISPKKRHLNNNDSIEIQVQEPNINNNNNNNNMMVSPIKWKGNKQSNTTNGKEEPPSEVEAIETLMSLSSPKKPKQQQNQIENDSNGFIRKHKKNISNSSTESSTSGKSSSSSASSAFSPTTTNYHSIEFRNIDIAGTTNNNNNNNDNNDTDVETEIESLSDDDNDHT from the coding sequence atgtcCGAGAGTCTGACGTCAAATACTACTTCCGCTACTGGATCTCCTTCAGTGGTTCATGATAACACTACaccaagaaaaaaagtaacAAGCCAAAtttcaccttcttcttcttcttcttcttcaccttcACCCTCACATTCACCTTCATCACCTTCCTCTTCTGAAACATATAGAAGGAAACCAGAactgaaatattattatcataatcataatcGTAATCACCGTCGTAATAGCAAGATATTCGAAAGTCCgaacaacaataacaataaaaataatgttgCTAGCATATCAACAAGtaaaaatgaacaaatGTCTCCAAAGATTCCATCAACTCCTTCAAGATTTATACGAAGATCATCAACATCCTTAGGTTTTCTGGCTACACCgttacaacaacaaaataccaataacaataaacaAAACCCTGAAAGCCCTCTGTTAATATCCCCAATAAGTAAATCCATAacgaaaaataaaaatacaaaaagaatatcGTTATCTCaaccaccaccaccacctcCACCATTACTACCTACTACACCAAAATCTAAACATTTAGAAGTGTTTTTTTCACCATCTCCCAATTTAAAGACTCCAAATATAAATACTTATGATAACACCAAGAATGATTCAATTccaattaaagaaatttctCAAAACTTGAAAACAAGATTAAATTATGCTTTcattaaattgaaaaatgggtGGACGGAAAAAACTTTAtctgaattagaaaatgattTGGCATCCAATCAAACGAGAAAATTGAatccattttcaaaatcatacgttaataattttgttgatgcagatgaagatttagaaattgaatatccAACTATGTCCGCAAATTTAGCTTTTAAAAAAGCTTTATCTGAAAATTATGATTTTACTACAAAGATAATAAGTCCTAAAAAGAGacatttaaataataatgattcaattgaaattcaaGTTCAAGAACctaatatcaataataataataataataataatatgatgGTGTCTCCAATAAAATGGAAAGGAAACAAACAATCAAACACAACGAATGGTAAAGAAGAACCACCTTCTGAAGTTGAAGCAATAGAAACATTAATGTCTTTATCATCTCCTAAGAAACccaaacaacaacaaaatcaaatcGAGAATGATTCTAATGGATTCATACgaaaacataaaaaaaatatttcaaattcatcgACAGAATCATCTACATCGGGGAAATCGTCCTCCTCTTCTGCATCTTCTGCTTTCTCTCCAACTACTACAAACTATCATTCGATAGAATTTCGCAATATAGACATTGCTGGtactactaataataataataacaataatgataacaatgATACAGATGTAGAAAcagaaattgaatcattatctgatgatgataatgatcaTACATAG